A single Streptomyces mirabilis DNA region contains:
- the pglW gene encoding BREX system serine/threonine kinase PglW — MLEGRWTAVTESEHEHERRGLEAIRRRLPDEEPWRAWSNFTFTANSGHVREIDLLVTSPAGVFLLELKDWHGSVHGGGNDWVQTTPGGTQRRHGNPLHLANRKAKELSGLINDVSGRPGDRPKIWVGEAVCFTDDKLRVNLPAADLNGVFTVKQLVDMLTEPPGDARRRITAETSRHVDAALKKLGIAPIRRQYEVGSYLLEAKAFDSGPTWADYLGRHSQLHDLARVRVFLSERGASDAERRSVERAAAREALVLSRFRHPGAVQLKSYLPSGHPAGPAILFDYHPETLRLDGFLVQHGEQLDLRGRLALVRQLAETVRSAHSRRVHHRTLSAHAVHVIPRDRGPRGRELGEEQRWLSPWPQIADWQIATGQSDSRGRPLTLAPSNVSGFHVSEQADPYLAPELRVPKADPVRLDVYGLGVLTYLLVTGQAPGASQSEVMVRLESGESLRPSALVDGLNPDIDDLVEASTAYEPGRRLSTVDDFLEMLEYVEQAFTEKDSAGGNAAVGAGGGGGPASETVEGQSEPEKDPLEAVAGDVLAGRWEVVRRLGTGSTSRAFLVRDLAGEPRRSGTLPVAVLKVALSEAKHGVLDREAAVLGRIHRDSSIIALYEREPLTLAGRRVVALEYVGDSRELKEQDRGDGKGPRRREDTVARQLRDNGRLGMDQLEAYGKYLFGAVEHLEAEGIWHRDLKPDNIAIRIRPNGTRQLVLIDFSLAGYPAREIDAGTEGYLDPFLGIITRGSYDGHAERYALAVTLHEMASNELPRWGDGGITARQTDSKEWPYPQLAADAFEPAVRDGLVAFFRKALARDVKDRFSDLKPMERAWQALFLDAQRTTAPSSGHGTAESTVGAGEAGPQIGREDDDASAEQVRDQQAARADRTTPLSVAGLTLSAQSQLFAMGLNTVGDVLEYSARKFLTAPGMGSRTREEIQCRQKEWNLRLGKAAPAPLSAEARKAAGQEITELEQAVAESVDVSGGDVTDPQLLSALSLDALAARLVPRPSGGSARSNAKEREAVRLLLRLPDEVGKLPEGLAWVRQRDVAVLVGLTAGRIPQIVKKARERWYEDPALGLLREQVVDLLAERGRVAPVIELADALIARRGTQHVERRDRRALALSLLRAVVERESYDNESPPLFRYFHARMPKGADPVLGLLALDVREGVDGPDTPTLPALQDYALNLGARADRLAALESLPTASTVLTELDAVRRPPGSLGWDERRTAEIAVAASTRAALTPRLEIYPRELDLVRALRITQAGVVAVQPSVEEERQPGLTVDALHKRVATRFPELGTDPLAPRELPTGSALVRDLKQAGFELKLATRYDKVLRLIPDRPSGDATAGLTSASWGASSARRSAPTQYDADTAVAAAVKAEQRLAHSAQQDGFRVLTVPQRRAEEAVRRLAGEPYGVRPVSLTGLFVDELRGVVGDSARPTWQTVLKADAAEPGSRAHQQLRIRTDKAWGRIEPRLQEQLAQGHGPLLLTDTAVLARYDALDLLGRLAEEARQGVSPLWLLVAQSDPARAPRLAGQSVPYQAGFDEWIVVPDAWVARKHLAPDA; from the coding sequence ATGCTGGAAGGCCGGTGGACGGCGGTCACCGAGTCCGAGCACGAGCACGAGCGTCGCGGCCTAGAAGCGATCCGCAGGCGCCTGCCGGACGAGGAGCCGTGGCGCGCCTGGTCGAACTTCACGTTCACCGCGAACAGCGGACATGTCCGCGAGATCGATCTTCTGGTGACCTCACCGGCCGGGGTGTTCCTCCTCGAGCTGAAGGACTGGCACGGCTCGGTACACGGCGGCGGCAACGACTGGGTGCAGACCACGCCCGGCGGGACCCAGCGGCGACACGGCAACCCCCTGCACCTGGCGAACCGGAAGGCCAAGGAACTGTCCGGCCTGATCAACGACGTCTCCGGCCGGCCCGGGGATCGGCCGAAGATCTGGGTGGGTGAGGCGGTCTGCTTCACCGATGACAAGCTCCGTGTGAACCTTCCGGCCGCTGATCTGAACGGCGTGTTCACGGTCAAGCAGCTCGTGGACATGCTCACCGAGCCGCCGGGAGACGCCCGGCGCCGGATAACGGCCGAGACGTCTCGCCATGTCGACGCGGCCCTGAAGAAGCTCGGCATCGCACCGATCCGCCGCCAGTACGAGGTGGGCTCCTATCTCCTGGAGGCGAAGGCGTTCGACTCCGGACCCACCTGGGCCGACTATCTGGGCCGCCACTCCCAGCTGCACGATCTGGCGCGGGTACGGGTCTTCCTCAGTGAGCGCGGTGCCTCCGACGCCGAGCGGCGTTCGGTGGAGCGGGCCGCCGCTCGCGAGGCGCTGGTGCTCAGCCGGTTCCGGCACCCGGGCGCGGTGCAGCTGAAAAGTTACCTGCCGTCGGGGCATCCGGCTGGGCCGGCGATCCTCTTCGACTACCACCCGGAGACGCTGCGACTGGACGGCTTTCTGGTGCAGCACGGGGAGCAGCTGGACCTGAGGGGCCGGCTCGCGCTTGTGCGGCAGCTTGCCGAGACGGTGCGCTCCGCGCACTCCCGCCGTGTCCATCACCGCACGCTGTCCGCACACGCGGTGCACGTCATTCCGCGTGACCGAGGCCCGCGCGGGCGGGAGCTCGGCGAGGAGCAGCGCTGGCTGAGTCCGTGGCCTCAGATCGCGGACTGGCAGATCGCCACCGGGCAAAGCGACAGCCGCGGTCGGCCCCTGACACTGGCTCCTTCCAATGTGTCCGGGTTCCACGTCTCGGAGCAGGCTGATCCGTATCTGGCACCGGAGCTGAGAGTTCCGAAGGCCGATCCGGTGCGCCTCGATGTGTACGGGCTCGGTGTCCTCACGTATCTGCTGGTCACCGGGCAGGCGCCAGGTGCAAGCCAGAGTGAGGTCATGGTTCGCTTGGAATCCGGCGAGAGTCTGCGTCCAAGCGCCTTGGTTGACGGACTCAACCCGGACATCGATGACTTGGTGGAGGCGTCCACCGCGTACGAACCGGGCCGACGTCTGTCCACGGTCGACGATTTCCTGGAAATGCTGGAGTACGTCGAGCAGGCATTCACCGAAAAGGACTCCGCTGGCGGGAACGCGGCTGTAGGTGCGGGCGGGGGCGGCGGGCCGGCATCGGAGACGGTCGAGGGTCAGAGCGAGCCGGAGAAGGACCCGCTGGAGGCGGTGGCTGGAGATGTACTGGCCGGGCGTTGGGAGGTTGTGCGTCGGCTCGGCACGGGATCGACCTCACGGGCGTTTCTGGTGCGGGATCTCGCGGGCGAGCCGCGGCGCAGCGGCACCCTGCCGGTGGCTGTGCTGAAGGTTGCGCTGAGCGAGGCCAAGCATGGGGTCCTGGACCGGGAGGCCGCGGTCCTGGGTCGAATCCACCGGGATTCCAGCATCATCGCGCTGTACGAGCGGGAGCCACTCACTCTCGCGGGTCGTCGGGTAGTCGCTCTCGAATACGTGGGCGACAGCCGAGAGCTGAAGGAGCAGGACCGTGGCGACGGGAAGGGCCCCAGGCGGCGTGAGGACACCGTCGCCCGCCAGCTGCGGGACAACGGCCGCCTGGGCATGGACCAGCTGGAGGCGTACGGGAAGTACCTGTTCGGCGCGGTGGAGCACCTGGAGGCGGAAGGAATCTGGCATCGCGACCTGAAGCCGGACAACATCGCGATTCGGATCCGTCCGAACGGCACCCGGCAGCTCGTGCTGATCGACTTCTCCCTCGCCGGATACCCGGCGAGGGAGATCGATGCGGGCACCGAGGGCTACCTCGACCCGTTCCTGGGGATCATCACGCGCGGCTCGTACGACGGTCACGCCGAGCGGTACGCGCTGGCGGTGACGTTGCACGAGATGGCGTCGAACGAGCTGCCCCGATGGGGCGACGGCGGGATCACGGCCAGGCAGACCGATTCGAAGGAGTGGCCGTACCCGCAGCTCGCGGCGGACGCCTTCGAGCCGGCGGTGCGCGACGGCCTGGTCGCCTTCTTCCGTAAGGCCCTGGCCCGGGACGTGAAGGACCGGTTCTCGGACCTGAAGCCGATGGAGCGTGCCTGGCAGGCGCTCTTCCTCGACGCGCAGCGGACGACGGCCCCGAGCTCCGGGCACGGTACGGCGGAAAGCACCGTGGGCGCGGGGGAAGCCGGGCCTCAGATCGGACGGGAGGACGACGACGCGTCCGCCGAGCAGGTTCGTGACCAGCAGGCGGCGAGGGCCGACCGTACGACGCCTCTGTCCGTAGCGGGCCTGACGCTCTCCGCGCAGTCTCAGTTGTTCGCCATGGGGCTGAACACTGTCGGGGACGTGCTGGAGTACTCGGCGAGGAAGTTCCTCACCGCGCCGGGTATGGGTTCGCGTACCCGGGAGGAGATCCAGTGCCGGCAGAAGGAGTGGAACCTCCGCCTCGGCAAGGCGGCCCCCGCGCCACTGAGCGCAGAGGCCCGCAAGGCCGCCGGCCAGGAGATCACCGAGCTGGAACAGGCGGTAGCCGAATCAGTCGACGTCAGCGGCGGAGACGTCACCGACCCGCAGCTTCTGAGCGCACTGAGCCTGGACGCGCTCGCCGCCCGTTTGGTGCCGAGGCCGTCCGGCGGCAGTGCTCGCTCCAACGCTAAGGAGCGGGAGGCAGTCCGACTGTTGCTGCGGCTGCCCGACGAGGTGGGCAAGCTGCCCGAGGGCCTGGCGTGGGTCCGGCAGCGGGACGTCGCCGTCTTGGTGGGTCTGACCGCGGGCCGTATCCCGCAGATCGTGAAGAAGGCTCGCGAGCGCTGGTACGAAGACCCGGCCCTGGGGCTGTTGCGCGAACAGGTGGTGGACCTCCTTGCCGAGCGCGGCCGGGTGGCCCCGGTGATCGAACTTGCCGATGCACTGATCGCCCGGCGCGGCACCCAGCACGTGGAGCGGCGTGACCGGCGCGCGCTCGCCCTGTCGCTGCTGCGCGCGGTGGTGGAGCGGGAGAGCTACGACAACGAGTCCCCGCCGCTGTTCCGTTACTTCCACGCCCGGATGCCCAAGGGCGCCGATCCGGTGCTCGGCCTGCTCGCTCTGGATGTCCGGGAGGGCGTGGACGGCCCCGACACCCCGACACTGCCCGCCCTGCAGGACTACGCGCTCAACCTGGGCGCGCGGGCCGACCGGCTCGCGGCGCTCGAATCCCTGCCGACGGCGAGCACGGTACTCACCGAGCTGGACGCGGTGCGACGGCCGCCGGGCAGCCTGGGCTGGGACGAGCGACGCACCGCCGAGATCGCGGTCGCCGCCTCCACACGGGCCGCCCTCACCCCGCGCTTGGAGATCTATCCGCGCGAACTGGACCTGGTGCGCGCGCTGAGGATCACCCAGGCCGGTGTGGTCGCTGTGCAGCCGAGCGTTGAGGAGGAGCGGCAGCCGGGCTTGACGGTTGACGCCCTGCACAAGCGGGTCGCCACCCGCTTCCCCGAGCTGGGCACCGATCCGCTGGCTCCACGCGAGCTGCCCACGGGCAGCGCCCTGGTCCGCGACCTGAAGCAGGCCGGCTTCGAACTGAAGCTGGCCACCCGCTACGACAAGGTGCTCCGCCTCATCCCGGACCGTCCGTCCGGGGACGCCACCGCCGGGCTGACCTCGGCGAGTTGGGGCGCCTCGTCGGCGCGCCGCTCCGCGCCCACCCAGTACGACGCAGACACGGCCGTCGCCGCCGCCGTCAAGGCCGAGCAGCGGCTCGCGCACTCGGCACAGCAGGACGGCTTCCGGGTTCTGACCGTGCCCCAGAGGCGCGCCGAGGAAGCGGTGCGGCGGCTGGCAGGCGAGCCGTACGGGGTACGGCCGGTGTCGCTGACCGGACTCTTCGTGGACGAACTGCGCGGCGTGGTCGGCGATTCGGCCCGTCCGACCTGGCAGACCGTCCTCAAGGCGGACGCCGCCGAACCGGGCAGCCGGGCCCACCAGCAGCTGCGCATCCGCACCGACAAGGCGTGGGGGCGCATCGAACCGCGGCTGCAAGAACAGCTGGCGCAGGGGCACGGCCCGCTGCTCCTCACCGACACCGCGGTACTCGCTCGGTATGACGCTCTGGATCTGCTCGGGCGGCTCGCGGAGGAAGCGCGGCAGGGCGTTAGCCCGCTGTGGTTGCTCGTTGCCCAGTCTGACCCGGCGCGGGCGCCGCGGCTGGCTGGGCAGAGCGTGCCGTACCAGGCAGGGTTCGACGAGTGGATCGTCGTGCCCGACGCTTGGGTAGCGCGCAAGCACCTCGCGCCCGACGCCTGA
- a CDS encoding argonaute/piwi family protein translates to MHSVVLDEPELEFGGAARHIDPRFGITNYGPADLSAADAPRAIRVGLVGPADQLDGLRRWLERCREPIAAKDEKYPHLFPEFPGCDTDRGLHTTLVFSDRNTRVISSRDLRAIETVSQPAALTKAVSIYAEEIRALADENRVDVLLVARPEQLIDIASRSARGREQASDLPTQDTLDDPPPARFANFHDLLKARLLHLRQPIQIIRRSTWDEATQPPEGHSRQDKASRAWNLHVALYYKAGGVPWRLLRNPADLTTCYVGVAFYRNVDGSTLSTSVAQVFNERGDGVIVRGGPARISRTDRQPHLARADAHALLVHALDAYRREHHTAPARIVLHKTSAFTDDEVGGFQDAADERFIDTLDMSWITSSEGAAAYRPGDAPPLRGTLITLGERELVLYATGSIEFYRTYPGMYIPRPIGIRPVGPTRNPRELAAEVLALTKMNWNQTRLDGRLPVTLRTANQVKSVLRFCPHDQAVATRYAHYM, encoded by the coding sequence ATGCACTCGGTGGTCCTTGACGAACCTGAACTGGAATTCGGCGGAGCGGCCCGGCACATCGATCCGCGGTTCGGGATCACGAACTACGGCCCCGCCGACCTCAGCGCGGCCGATGCTCCCCGAGCGATCCGTGTCGGCCTGGTCGGTCCTGCGGATCAACTCGACGGGCTACGCCGATGGCTGGAGCGCTGCCGGGAACCCATCGCGGCCAAGGACGAGAAGTACCCGCATCTCTTCCCGGAATTCCCCGGGTGCGATACCGACCGTGGCCTGCACACCACCCTGGTCTTCAGCGACCGCAACACACGCGTGATCAGCAGCCGCGATCTGCGCGCCATCGAGACCGTCAGTCAGCCAGCAGCCCTCACTAAAGCCGTGAGCATCTACGCTGAAGAGATCAGGGCGCTGGCTGATGAGAATCGCGTCGATGTACTCCTGGTCGCCAGACCCGAGCAGCTTATCGACATCGCCAGCCGATCAGCTCGCGGCCGGGAGCAGGCCAGCGACCTCCCCACTCAGGACACGCTCGACGACCCACCCCCGGCCCGGTTCGCCAACTTCCACGACTTGCTCAAAGCGCGGCTGCTGCATCTGCGTCAACCAATCCAGATCATCCGCCGCAGTACCTGGGACGAAGCCACCCAGCCTCCCGAGGGCCACAGTCGCCAGGACAAGGCCAGCCGGGCATGGAACCTGCATGTTGCCCTCTACTACAAGGCCGGCGGTGTCCCGTGGCGCCTCCTGCGCAATCCCGCTGATCTCACGACCTGCTACGTCGGTGTCGCGTTCTACCGCAACGTCGACGGAAGCACCTTGAGCACCTCCGTCGCGCAAGTATTCAACGAACGCGGTGACGGAGTGATCGTGCGCGGAGGGCCGGCGAGGATCAGCCGCACCGACCGTCAACCCCACCTGGCCCGCGCCGACGCGCACGCACTCCTGGTCCATGCCCTAGACGCCTACCGACGCGAACACCACACTGCACCCGCGCGCATCGTGCTGCACAAGACCTCGGCCTTCACCGACGATGAGGTGGGCGGCTTCCAGGACGCCGCAGACGAACGGTTCATCGACACGCTGGACATGAGCTGGATCACCAGCAGTGAAGGAGCTGCTGCCTACCGACCCGGCGACGCACCGCCCCTGCGCGGCACCCTCATCACCCTCGGCGAGCGTGAACTTGTGCTGTACGCCACAGGCAGCATCGAATTCTACCGAACCTACCCCGGCATGTACATTCCACGCCCGATCGGTATCAGGCCCGTGGGCCCCACCCGGAACCCACGCGAACTGGCCGCCGAAGTCCTCGCTCTGACCAAGATGAACTGGAACCAGACCCGTCTGGACGGGCGTCTCCCCGTCACCCTACGCACGGCCAACCAGGTCAAATCCGTGCTGCGCTTCTGCCCGCACGACCAGGCTGTCGCCACCCGCTACGCTCACTACATGTAG
- a CDS encoding DUF4365 domain-containing protein, with product MADRKTVTRQTFIGEKGIALIERRCLEMGHLFHPRRVDHGIDGHIDLVDPDSRAVLNLTLLVQSKAQDRRFSGETDDGFHYVCDQRDLDHWLSGNSPVILVLSHPESHEAWWAEVKAAFPDAVSRASRVVHIDKHTQRFDRDAAQALLRLAMPRTAGLYLPPARTTEVLTTNLLPVMEMPPTVYLAPAAFTDYRAAGAALDARGRRESGWMLREGLVLSFRSLRDSPLRVLCDGDPERHETREWADSDDLDTQYRFADLLSRSVQDSYPELRWHKGCKHMHFRATSHLGPRKEGRGPGSRGRTVFGPHTSKADPQRVGFYHHAALRTRFRRLDGVWYCQLEPDYCFTTDGYTEHPYADRLIAGIKRLDRHPAVRGWTLVWANYLRKEADLFTEPRPVQFGELATVTVDRGIDDRSWGPAPSAVAPEPDQDLSATGQESLDTLLAVADTDTQDLLDLIQDGDEDTDVPRRRNPGSKARSAGLRTPRQGRASGARRSR from the coding sequence ATGGCTGATCGCAAGACCGTGACGCGCCAGACATTCATCGGTGAGAAAGGCATCGCCCTGATCGAACGACGTTGTCTGGAGATGGGTCACCTCTTTCACCCCCGACGAGTCGATCACGGCATTGACGGGCACATCGATCTGGTCGACCCCGACAGTCGGGCCGTTCTGAACCTGACCCTGCTAGTCCAGAGCAAAGCGCAGGACCGGCGCTTCTCGGGTGAGACGGACGACGGCTTCCACTACGTCTGCGATCAGCGAGACCTTGACCACTGGCTGTCCGGCAACTCGCCGGTCATCTTGGTCCTTTCCCACCCTGAGAGCCATGAGGCGTGGTGGGCGGAGGTCAAGGCGGCGTTCCCGGACGCGGTCAGCCGTGCTAGCCGTGTTGTGCATATCGACAAACACACCCAGCGCTTCGACAGGGACGCCGCCCAGGCACTGCTGCGCTTGGCGATGCCGCGGACGGCGGGCCTGTACCTGCCGCCCGCGCGGACGACCGAAGTGCTGACCACGAATCTGCTGCCCGTCATGGAGATGCCGCCGACCGTGTATCTGGCCCCGGCAGCCTTCACCGACTACCGCGCGGCCGGTGCCGCCCTGGATGCACGGGGCCGGCGCGAGTCCGGCTGGATGCTGCGGGAGGGACTGGTGCTGTCCTTCCGCAGCTTGCGGGACTCGCCTCTGCGGGTGCTCTGCGATGGAGATCCCGAGCGGCACGAGACCAGAGAGTGGGCGGACAGCGACGACCTCGACACCCAGTACCGCTTTGCTGATCTGCTCTCCCGGTCCGTTCAGGACTCCTATCCGGAACTGCGGTGGCACAAGGGCTGTAAGCACATGCACTTCCGCGCGACCTCACACCTGGGGCCCCGCAAAGAGGGCAGGGGACCCGGGTCACGCGGCCGGACCGTGTTCGGTCCGCACACCTCTAAGGCCGATCCGCAGCGCGTTGGCTTCTACCACCACGCTGCATTGCGCACGAGATTTCGGCGCCTGGACGGAGTCTGGTATTGCCAGCTGGAACCGGACTATTGCTTCACCACCGACGGGTACACCGAGCACCCCTACGCCGACCGACTTATTGCGGGGATCAAACGCCTGGACCGGCACCCGGCGGTCCGAGGCTGGACCCTCGTGTGGGCCAACTATCTGCGCAAGGAGGCGGACTTGTTCACCGAACCGCGGCCCGTACAGTTCGGCGAGCTCGCCACCGTGACGGTCGATCGAGGTATCGACGATCGATCCTGGGGACCGGCTCCGTCCGCGGTCGCACCCGAGCCCGACCAGGACTTGTCCGCTACAGGGCAGGAAAGCCTCGACACCCTTCTGGCTGTCGCGGATACGGACACCCAGGATCTCCTCGACCTGATTCAGGACGGCGACGAAGATACCGACGTCCCTCGACGAAGGAATCCCGGCAGCAAGGCTAGATCTGCAGGACTGCGGACGCCTCGTCAGGGACGGGCGAGCGGTGCGAGGCGAAGCCGGTGA
- a CDS encoding GIY-YIG nuclease family protein, translated as MTIQKATADLFSAPRSLSRSATALPTTAGVYAWWAPPEVLACFTGPVNSGDAGRRLLYLGKASRLRSRVVSNHLRDSGRSTLRRTLAGLLMPTEGYRTTWTDRVVLFPKDEQRLTHWMHQHLTLTWSEHADPVPVEKELISNLHPPLNVDGAEHGATRDSVKQARAFYYASAGPRPDK; from the coding sequence GTGACCATTCAGAAGGCCACAGCCGATCTGTTCTCCGCACCCCGCTCCCTCAGCCGCTCGGCTACCGCCCTGCCCACGACCGCAGGGGTGTACGCCTGGTGGGCGCCGCCCGAGGTCCTGGCTTGCTTCACCGGACCGGTCAACTCGGGCGATGCCGGACGCCGGCTGCTCTACCTGGGCAAGGCCAGCCGACTGCGGTCCCGCGTCGTGTCTAACCACCTGAGGGACTCCGGACGGTCCACCCTGCGCCGGACCCTGGCCGGACTCCTCATGCCAACCGAGGGCTATCGCACTACCTGGACCGACCGTGTCGTCCTGTTCCCCAAGGACGAGCAGCGCCTCACCCACTGGATGCACCAACACCTCACCCTCACCTGGAGTGAGCACGCCGACCCTGTCCCAGTGGAGAAGGAACTGATCTCCAATCTGCACCCGCCGCTGAATGTCGACGGAGCGGAACATGGCGCCACCCGGGACAGCGTCAAACAGGCACGAGCCTTCTACTACGCCAGTGCCGGCCCGCGTCCGGACAAGTAG
- a CDS encoding IS5 family transposase, with product MSMRKPYPSDLTDEQWELVEPVITAWKARHPSVSGHQGKYAMREIVNAILYQNRTGCQWEFLPHDMPPPGAVKYYFYLWRDEGTDQDIHDLLRWQLREKRKRLADPSLVVLDTQSIHVAVGVPATTTGRDAAKRVPGRKRCLAVDVLGLVIDCVVLPASAHENTAGIALLDAVTEQCDTVKKALVDQGFKKKVVEHGKNVGIDVEIVERNPDDKGFVPQAKRWIVEQTNGILMFYRRLVRDYEHRPASSRSRVLWAMASVMSRRLTGATSASWRTA from the coding sequence ATGAGCATGCGCAAGCCGTACCCGAGCGATCTCACCGATGAGCAGTGGGAGCTCGTCGAACCCGTGATCACGGCATGGAAGGCCCGGCATCCGTCGGTCAGCGGGCATCAGGGGAAGTACGCGATGCGGGAGATCGTGAACGCCATCCTCTACCAGAACCGCACGGGTTGTCAGTGGGAGTTCCTGCCCCATGACATGCCCCCGCCCGGAGCGGTGAAGTACTACTTCTACCTCTGGCGCGACGAGGGCACCGACCAGGACATTCACGACCTGCTGCGCTGGCAGCTGCGGGAGAAGCGGAAACGATTAGCCGACCCGAGCCTGGTGGTCCTGGACACGCAGAGCATCCACGTGGCCGTCGGCGTCCCGGCCACGACGACGGGCCGGGACGCCGCGAAAAGGGTGCCGGGCAGGAAGAGATGCCTGGCCGTGGACGTGCTGGGCCTCGTCATTGACTGCGTCGTCCTGCCCGCCTCCGCGCACGAGAACACCGCCGGCATCGCCCTGCTGGACGCTGTCACCGAGCAGTGCGACACGGTGAAAAAGGCCCTGGTCGACCAGGGCTTCAAGAAGAAGGTCGTCGAGCACGGCAAGAACGTGGGTATCGACGTCGAGATCGTCGAGCGCAACCCGGACGACAAGGGCTTCGTTCCACAGGCCAAACGGTGGATCGTGGAGCAGACGAACGGGATCCTGATGTTCTACCGCCGTCTCGTACGCGACTACGAACACCGCCCCGCCTCCTCCCGCTCCCGCGTTCTGTGGGCGATGGCCTCCGTCATGAGCCGTCGCCTCACCGGAGCCACCAGCGCCTCCTGGAGGACCGCATGA
- a CDS encoding DUF6308 family protein: protein MIELEIPEIYWDEEKGVRLLVEYFTRRRSRGDLFYSGAHFERVGGGGDAEHVADRFDSNDLVAITTLSVSLEPHGAINLVTDPDGHWARLLSLVPRGARLENPGSDALIAEGGPAWELWERLAGSKQHPSKPDGSGPVVAGKLLARKRPHLIPIYDIRIKQFFERPKTDHSFWAALAAALRADNGALHDQLVRLRDKAGIGEDIGVLRVFDVIAWMHQGRQGRLR, encoded by the coding sequence GTGATCGAACTGGAGATCCCAGAGATCTACTGGGACGAGGAGAAGGGAGTGCGCCTGCTGGTCGAGTACTTCACCCGACGACGCTCACGCGGTGACCTGTTCTATTCCGGTGCGCACTTTGAGCGCGTGGGCGGGGGCGGGGACGCCGAGCACGTCGCGGACCGCTTCGACAGCAACGACCTGGTGGCCATCACCACGCTCAGTGTCTCCCTCGAGCCGCACGGGGCAATTAACTTGGTGACCGACCCCGACGGGCACTGGGCGCGCCTGCTGTCGCTTGTCCCTCGTGGCGCACGTTTGGAGAATCCTGGAAGCGATGCGCTCATAGCGGAGGGCGGACCCGCGTGGGAGTTGTGGGAACGCCTGGCCGGCAGCAAGCAGCACCCCAGCAAGCCCGACGGCAGCGGCCCGGTTGTCGCAGGCAAATTGCTGGCCCGCAAGCGTCCCCACCTGATCCCCATCTACGACATCCGCATCAAGCAATTCTTCGAGCGGCCGAAGACGGACCACTCCTTCTGGGCCGCGCTGGCTGCGGCCTTGCGGGCGGACAACGGCGCCCTCCACGATCAGTTGGTCCGTCTCCGCGACAAGGCGGGTATCGGTGAGGACATCGGCGTCCTGCGTGTGTTCGACGTCATCGCCTGGATGCATCAAGGCCGGCAGGGCAGGTTGCGATGA
- a CDS encoding helix-turn-helix domain-containing protein, whose translation MVHRHYLPVRRKGSPRRPSFNASRFRQRSALHSSKCRGSSRSPWSTDSPQASTPHVFGSFKPHRLHASSTVLNIGESELHGQINEVQGTRYSPTRIRATWDGTGSVEDASKVLGFSRAKGYDLVRRGEFPCRVLRIGRTTRVVTASLLRVLESGDPEYNGAARCHTTS comes from the coding sequence ATGGTCCACCGCCACTATCTGCCCGTACGTCGAAAGGGATCCCCAAGACGGCCATCATTCAACGCGTCACGCTTCCGTCAGCGCTCTGCGCTGCACAGCTCCAAGTGCCGTGGGAGCTCAAGGTCACCTTGGTCCACTGACTCGCCTCAGGCATCGACGCCGCACGTTTTCGGCAGTTTCAAACCTCATCGGCTGCACGCAAGCAGCACCGTCCTAAATATTGGAGAATCCGAATTGCACGGACAGATAAATGAGGTGCAAGGCACCCGATACAGCCCTACGCGCATCCGCGCCACCTGGGACGGAACGGGGAGCGTGGAGGACGCTTCGAAGGTATTGGGATTCTCGCGGGCGAAGGGCTACGACCTGGTACGCCGCGGGGAGTTCCCATGCCGCGTGCTACGCATCGGCCGTACGACACGTGTGGTCACGGCATCCTTGCTGCGCGTGCTCGAAAGCGGAGATCCGGAGTACAACGGTGCCGCCAGGTGCCACACGACCTCGTAG
- a CDS encoding toll/interleukin-1 receptor domain-containing protein has protein sequence MHAFISHNHRDKPQVTPLAARLRLLGVDVWLDSWKIRPGDRIPGKVNEALGLVDTVMVFWSANSSKSPWVNTEWEAALTRRLRDDSVRVIPVVLDDTPLPPLLEPIMWVSVVDGDVDRAARELVGVDSQAELVKTMQRTVEESGLEYRYFHGFGVIVGCPRCGAPSSKLEGWSAVDHVRDDMYAGVRCTECGWDEGGEV, from the coding sequence GTGCACGCCTTCATCTCTCACAACCACCGCGACAAGCCCCAAGTGACGCCACTTGCCGCCCGCTTGCGGCTGCTCGGCGTGGACGTCTGGCTCGATTCATGGAAGATCCGACCTGGGGATCGGATCCCCGGCAAGGTCAACGAGGCGCTGGGGCTCGTAGACACCGTCATGGTCTTCTGGTCCGCCAACTCTTCGAAGTCCCCTTGGGTGAACACAGAGTGGGAGGCCGCCCTCACACGGCGACTGCGGGATGACTCTGTCCGCGTCATCCCGGTTGTCCTCGACGACACCCCGCTTCCGCCGCTCCTTGAGCCGATCATGTGGGTTTCCGTGGTTGACGGTGATGTCGATCGAGCTGCTCGGGAACTCGTAGGTGTGGACTCCCAAGCAGAACTCGTGAAGACGATGCAGCGGACGGTTGAGGAGTCCGGACTGGAGTACAGGTACTTCCATGGGTTCGGCGTCATCGTTGGCTGTCCCCGGTGCGGAGCTCCAAGTTCGAAGTTGGAAGGCTGGAGCGCCGTTGATCACGTCCGAGACGACATGTACGCGGGAGTTCGTTGTACTGAATGTGGGTGGGACGAGGGCGGCGAAGTCTGA